In a genomic window of Sarcophilus harrisii chromosome 4, mSarHar1.11, whole genome shotgun sequence:
- the MINDY1 gene encoding ubiquitin carboxyl-terminal hydrolase MINDY-1 isoform X1, translating into MESPQPGQPSPDEIRTPEADIPENKEVLSESELDPKDKDTQDTKGTDEGQEDQVSQLAEDKDNLESPPPEDGPQQPEPVLGTQPSAEAVKVEPNPQELPQSPSNHQHETDFYCVKWIPWKGERTPIITQSTNGPCPLLAIMNILFLQWKVKLAPQKEMITSDELMAHLGDCLLSIKPQEKSEALQLNFQQNVDDAMTVLPKLATGLDVNVRFTGVSDFEYTPECSVFDLLGIPLYHGWLVDPQSPEAVSAVGKLSYNQLVEKIITCKHSNDTNLVTEGLIAEQFLEVTAAQLTYHGLCELTAAAKEGELSVFFRNNHFSTMIKHKSHLYLLVTDQGFLQEEQVVWESLHNVDGDSCFCDSDFHLSHALGKEAGAGNGTQSQETQRQVDQDYMIALSLQQQQQQATLGLSDLELARQLQQEEYQQQQAQPVPPRAPSPQERGASSGRPAGERRQRSKQESDCVLL; encoded by the exons ATGGAGAGCCCTCAGCCTGGCCAACCATCCCCTGATGAGATCAGAACTCCAGAAGCAGATATCCCTGAAAATAAAGAGGTCCTGTCAGAGTCAGAATTGGACCCTAAGGACAAAGATACTCAAGATACTAAGGGAACAGATGAAGGGCAAGAAGACCAAGTCTCACAGCTTGCCGAAGACAAGGATAACCTGGAATCACCACCTCCAGAAGATGGTCCACAACAACCAGAGCCAGTTCTAGGGACCCAGCCTTCAGCAGAGGCAGTGAAGGTGGAGCCCAACCCTCAGGAGCTTCCCCAGTCTCCTTCAAACCATCAGCATGAGACTGACTTCTACTGTGTGAAGTGGATTCCCTGGAAGGGGGAACGAACACCCATTATCACTCAAAGCACCAATGGGCCTTGTCCACTTCTTGCCATCATGAACATCCTTTTTCTTCAGTGGAag GTGAAACTGGCCCCTCAAAAGGAAATGATCACTTCAGATGAGCTAATGGCACACCTCG GAGACTGCCTACTATCCATCAAGCCACAAGAGAAGTCAGAAGCACTACAGCTAAACTTTCAACAG AATGTGGACGATGCCATGACAGTACTACCCAAACTGGCCACGGGTCTGGATGTCAACGTGCGCTTCACGGGCGTCTCTGATTTCGAATATACACCAGAGTGCAGTGTCTTTGATCTCCTTGGCATTCCCCTCTACCACGGCTGGCTGGTGGATCCCCAG AGCCCTGAGGCTGTGAGTGCAGTTGGTAAACTGAGCTACAACCAGCTGGTGGAGAAGATCATCACCTGTAAGCACTCAAATGATACCAACCTTGTGACAGAAG GCCTAATCGCAGAGCAGTTCCTGGAAGTGACGGCAGCACAGCTGACGTACCATGGGCTGTGTGAGCTGACCGCGGCCGCCAAGGAAGGAGAGCTCAGCGTCTTTTTCCGAAACAATCACTTTAGCACTATGATCAAACATAAG AGTCATCTCTACCTACTGGTCACTGATCAGGGCTTTCTGCAGGAAGAACAGGTAGTTTGGGAGAGCCTGCACAATGTGGATGGAGACAGCTGCTTCTGCGACTCGGACTTCCACCTGAGCCATGCTCTGGGCAAGGAGGCCGGGGCTGGCAATGGCACTCAATCTCAGGAGACGCAACGGCAGGTGGATCAG gatTATATGATTGCCCTGTCTCtccagcaacaacaacaacaagccaCCTTGGGTCTCAGTGATCTGGAACTTGCCAGGCAGCTGCAACAGGAGGAATACCAGCAACAGCAGGCCCAGCCTGTGCCACCCCGTGCTCCTTCCCCACAG GAGAGAGGAGCCTCATCTGGACGTCCAGCTGGAGAACGTAGGCAGCGATCAAAGCAGGAATCAGACTGTGTCCTTCTATAG
- the MINDY1 gene encoding ubiquitin carboxyl-terminal hydrolase MINDY-1 isoform X2 has product MESPQPGQPSPDEIRTPEADIPENKEVLSESELDPKDKDTQDTKGTDEGQEDQVSQLAEDKDNLESPPPEDGPQQPEPVLGTQPSAEAVKVEPNPQELPQSPSNHQHETDFYCVKWIPWKGERTPIITQSTNGPCPLLAIMNILFLQWKVKLAPQKEMITSDELMAHLGDCLLSIKPQEKSEALQLNFQQNVDDAMTVLPKLATGLDVNVRFTGVSDFEYTPECSVFDLLGIPLYHGWLVDPQSPEAVSAVGKLSYNQLVEKIITCKHSNDTNLVTEGLIAEQFLEVTAAQLTYHGLCELTAAAKEGELSVFFRNNHFSTMIKHKSHLYLLVTDQGFLQEEQVVWESLHNVDGDSCFCDSDFHLSHALGKEAGAGNGTQSQETQRQVDQDYMIALSLQQQQQQATLGLSDLELARQLQQEEYQQQQAQPVPPRAPSPQG; this is encoded by the exons ATGGAGAGCCCTCAGCCTGGCCAACCATCCCCTGATGAGATCAGAACTCCAGAAGCAGATATCCCTGAAAATAAAGAGGTCCTGTCAGAGTCAGAATTGGACCCTAAGGACAAAGATACTCAAGATACTAAGGGAACAGATGAAGGGCAAGAAGACCAAGTCTCACAGCTTGCCGAAGACAAGGATAACCTGGAATCACCACCTCCAGAAGATGGTCCACAACAACCAGAGCCAGTTCTAGGGACCCAGCCTTCAGCAGAGGCAGTGAAGGTGGAGCCCAACCCTCAGGAGCTTCCCCAGTCTCCTTCAAACCATCAGCATGAGACTGACTTCTACTGTGTGAAGTGGATTCCCTGGAAGGGGGAACGAACACCCATTATCACTCAAAGCACCAATGGGCCTTGTCCACTTCTTGCCATCATGAACATCCTTTTTCTTCAGTGGAag GTGAAACTGGCCCCTCAAAAGGAAATGATCACTTCAGATGAGCTAATGGCACACCTCG GAGACTGCCTACTATCCATCAAGCCACAAGAGAAGTCAGAAGCACTACAGCTAAACTTTCAACAG AATGTGGACGATGCCATGACAGTACTACCCAAACTGGCCACGGGTCTGGATGTCAACGTGCGCTTCACGGGCGTCTCTGATTTCGAATATACACCAGAGTGCAGTGTCTTTGATCTCCTTGGCATTCCCCTCTACCACGGCTGGCTGGTGGATCCCCAG AGCCCTGAGGCTGTGAGTGCAGTTGGTAAACTGAGCTACAACCAGCTGGTGGAGAAGATCATCACCTGTAAGCACTCAAATGATACCAACCTTGTGACAGAAG GCCTAATCGCAGAGCAGTTCCTGGAAGTGACGGCAGCACAGCTGACGTACCATGGGCTGTGTGAGCTGACCGCGGCCGCCAAGGAAGGAGAGCTCAGCGTCTTTTTCCGAAACAATCACTTTAGCACTATGATCAAACATAAG AGTCATCTCTACCTACTGGTCACTGATCAGGGCTTTCTGCAGGAAGAACAGGTAGTTTGGGAGAGCCTGCACAATGTGGATGGAGACAGCTGCTTCTGCGACTCGGACTTCCACCTGAGCCATGCTCTGGGCAAGGAGGCCGGGGCTGGCAATGGCACTCAATCTCAGGAGACGCAACGGCAGGTGGATCAG gatTATATGATTGCCCTGTCTCtccagcaacaacaacaacaagccaCCTTGGGTCTCAGTGATCTGGAACTTGCCAGGCAGCTGCAACAGGAGGAATACCAGCAACAGCAGGCCCAGCCTGTGCCACCCCGTGCTCCTTCCCCACAG GGTTGA